The Eublepharis macularius isolate TG4126 chromosome 12, MPM_Emac_v1.0, whole genome shotgun sequence genomic sequence CAAACCACAAAATCTGATAAAGTCAATTACCCACCTCAAAGTTAATAGctttttatgtaaaaaaaaaaatttaaaaccctGTACTATGACAAATTGACCTATAAACACTCACAATGCTGGCCACTTGTAAACACAAGAAATGGCAGTTAATACCATGATGTCACCACACAAATGCTATCAAATGAAGCAATTTACAAAGCACCACCCAAGATTCTTCTGCAAGGATCTGTTAGGCATATAGCATTTATACCATCACATTACTGCCTAGCCAAGGACTCGATAGACAGTGTATTGCAAAAGTCTGCAAATGCTGTCAAAAGGTTAAACTTCTACTCTGAGCCCAAAAGATGGTGCAAATTAGGATGCAACTAGAGAGTCAAGCTCTCTAGCTCGATAGAAAGTCTTAAAAATGGTTCAGTTCAGCAGATTCACAAATAATTACAGGCTGGTGGATACAAGCTTTAAAATGTACCATAGCATTCACACAAATCTCTTGTAATTACAGAGGGTCTCTAGAATGGCTTTGTACTAAGCAGAATTTTCAGGGGTCCATTCTAATAGTTTTGCATACAAacctaaaaaaatgtttatatatGCAATTCTATACAGGAGATGGAGCACCAGAATTGTAAACTTACTAGCAGTAGCATCTCCACAGTGTATACTTTCTCATGGAGGCCTGTCATCTTTTGCAGGTCTAACATGCTGGTTAAGGAAAACAACCCATGCCAATCTTACTGAAACAAGGAGAAACAGGACAACAGTGTTGTGAACAGGATCAGTGCCAAATTGATCTTAAGATTCTGATATCATTTGGAAACAGCTTGATCTTCAGGAATGTGGTACCATCGCCCAGCAATGCAGGCAGTGCAACTAAGAACAGGAATTCCCAAATCACCAATTTTAAATTGGGGTTTTAAATTGTTCTAAGTGGTTAATACAAATCTGCTTGCCATAACATTAGAGATTACCCCAAGAAATAAAGGTGCATCATACTCCAGTTGGTAGTACCAACTTCTTTCTTCTGAGACATCCTTAAGTGCTGAAGGCCCACTTTTCTGTCCTCTTTGGAAAACTGTACGTGTTTTGGGAGAGCAGGAGACATGTAGACAGTAGTTCCTGCACACCTGATTCTATTAGCAGTTGATATTTGTGATTCTCAGCAAGTAGCTTAACTTTCCTACATTATCAGTATGGCTGTCTTGAATAACAAGGAgccacccaagagtgctcaagcTCAGGAGGTTCAAAAACCACAGTTGCTGGATGAGTTCAAATGACCAGTCCCTGCCAAAAGGATAATATGCTCCAGTTGGAGGCTAAGCCCTGCTCAATGAAGAAGCATGTTCATGGCTACCACAGACATACAGACTTTGGCAACTGCTGGAGGAGTAGGAAGAAGACTGAACTGACCTCTGACTACAGGGCCATCTTCTTCCAGCCACTAGCATGTTGCTTCAGCCTCACCTTTCAAGGACTGAAATGGAAAGGGCTATCCCAGCACTTATATCTTCTTTCAAAAATGTATTGTAGGGGGAAAGCCTTGCTAGGGTATTGTAAGGTATGAATTTGGAGTCAAATCAAATATTTTCTAGGGGTAGAGTAACAGTTTCCAGTATCCCAGAGGTGGTATCAAAACTTACACATAGAGTACAAacacatttgtttgtttaaaatgtgcTTTGTACAGTACTCTGCTTTCAAATGACATTAAGTTTTTTCACCTGCCTTCTATTAAGGATATGCTGTTCTATTAAGGATACGCTGAGAAACTTAATGATCTCTTGTAAACCTATTTAAAAAGAACAGCCACAACAGTAAGGGTAAGATTTTGACTTTGAGTAAGTAGCACAACAGACAGCAACCTAAGTGGCACAGAGCACAGCTTGTTCTCTAGCCAACCTCTTCTGAATGTGCCTAGGAGGAGTGTATTCTAAAAATCAGGCTGCCTCTGACATTCACCTAGCCAGGCCACTCCACCATGAGTAGAACACTAGCCTGCTCTTAGGCAGGCCATGTCCTTCTCTGCTCCACAAAACCGAAAAGccacaaaaaggaagaaaagtctattgtttTACTGCCCACGGGAACTTGCAGGATCCATCTGATTCAGCTCTGACTGATCGAGCAGTTCAAAGTCATCTCCTTCAGCATCTGTGTCCAACTCTGAGCTGGAGGTCCGGAGGAAGGCCATGGCACTGTGCTGTTGTCTGTTGCCACTTGTGGAGCCCAAAGGGGAGCTCCCAGACAAGGCCAGCTGGATCATCCCTCTGGTCATGAAGCCGGCTAAGTCATTTGTTAGGTTGTGCGTGGATGGCACTGCCCCCAGGAGGAACTCTGAGGGCATTTCCTCTTTGTCATAAGAGAGCCGCGGATCTTCCTGGCCCTGTGCACGGAAGGCAAGACTTGGGATGCCGATGCTGGTGTCATCCTCATCATCTATTCCCGTCATCTCAGGGTTGATGGAAGGGAAGTCTGGAAGATCCTGGGCAAAAGATTCCTCAGGGTCGCTATGGCCATCGAGATCTAAACAGAGACAGATAATTTGGCAGTCAGAGCCATGATCTGACATTTTTGCAGTATCAAGTAGATCATTCTTTTAAAGCTACATTGAGTCTCCCAGAAAACTGTGACCTGGGCCAGCATAGAAGAGAGCTGCCCCTCAACATTTATCTTCTCTCAGCCCAGTCTCTGCTTTATTTATCAAAGCCTGCAGAAGACTCTTTAGGGTTGGAACGTGTTCTCTGCTGTGTTGTATGGCAACTAGCTGGTTTTAGATACGAAAGCAGCAATCACAtcactccccccctgctctgctTACCCCTGTAGTTGCTCCTGGTCTCACCTTCTGACCCCTCAGTCAAAGGGGTCTGGCCTCGCGAGAGATTGAAAGTTCCGTTCTCAGTATAGGACACTTCTGCATCTGAGTGTTCCGAATCGGTGATAGCCAACTCCTTAGCAACCACTGCATCATCCAGCTGGTAAGAGAGAAAGGTGACAAGCAAAGCTCTCAGAAAGTTATTTTGGGCCATcaaatggaagcaacacagtGAAATTTAAGAACAAGATCCCTGCACACTTTTCTAAGTCAGTTACAAGCAAAATCTGACTGAACTAGATTAAAAAAACCTGCTCTTAATCAAATCTAACATCTCTCTGCAAAAAGAGGCaaaataatgttttaattttttaaaaaatgatcagtACTGCAGCCCTTGAATTAGGAAAGGCTGAGCAGAAGTGATGGGCTGCCTCATCCTCAAATCCAGCAGTGCCCTCACCCACTTTAGCAGCTTTCTTGCCAGGACAAAATACAAATGGAAGTAGGCCTGATCATTCACCTTAGGACAGAAAGCAGCAAGCTCTTCTTCACTGTCGCTTTCATCACCGGCAGTAGGATGCTTCCTCAGCATCTGGTAACGCACTGCAGTGAAATAAGAGGCCAGAGTAGCAATTAAGGAGTGGAAGGAAACAGCTCAGCCTGTCCTCAAGGAAACGaagcagaagaaagaggctgGGGCCAAAGCCAGACTACTGAGAAAGGATTTGGACATTCCAAGCCACAGGCTGCAGAGGGCAAGGAGAGGCAAACTAAGACCTGTAATACTAAAATCTGTTTTGATAATAAATTATTACAGCTTGGGAAAGAATCCACAGAGCTCCCTTCCAATAAACTGAACTAGGAAAGGAGGAGTGTTTGGGGGCAGCCATGAGTTTACTGAACACTTTCACCCAAGCAGACAAGGTGCAAAATCCCTCTGAACaccagcaaaaaaagaaaagaaaaaagggggtggaCTGCCAAGCTCAGTATGCTATCATGCCTCCCCCAACCAAACTGTCAGCAGTTCTGAATACCAGCCCTGCACCAGACTCACACTTCCTCTCCTTCTGCTTGGACATCATATAACCACGAACACTGAAGTCCAACCGCTGTAGTGCTGGCTCCAGTTTGGTGTATAGGCGCTGACCCAGGTGGTGATATACAGCAAGAGGCCACAGGAGGAAGGTAAGCACTGGAGAAGAAAGAGGATACACACACATTAAGATACCTCATGTTAATCAGGTAACTGGGCTATCAAAGTCAGCACTGTCTCTGCTGATAGGaaatagctctccagggtctcaggtcttttCACCACCTACTCCCTTGTCCTTGTAAGTGGAGATGCCTGGGAGTGAACCTGGGACTCTCTGCATGTAAAGTAGATGCtcataccactgagccacagcccctccccagctgACAGATTAGTGGGCTACTACTCAATAAACACTAAAAAAAAGTAAGACACCAAGGGTATTCAGGGATATATTAAGGATGACAATATTGTGCAGTGCAATCCAAGTAAGTTGGTCCTGGTTAAACCCAACTATCAACCCACAGCATCCAAATGCCTTGCCCCGTAGAGCATAGGACACTGTTACCCAATCCTCCTCATAGCCCAGAGATACTCACTTGTTAGATAGGCAAGGCAGACTCCAGGAATGTACTGGCCCAAGACAGCCAAAAACGTGAGGACACTACAGGCTAGTAGGCAGAACTGGAGAAACAAAACTCCAAGTCAGGTTTTATGATACTATGGAAGATAAGCAAAGTAGCTCCTCTGGTCCAGAACTGTACAGATACACTTTGGTTACCCAGAACCAAGACTAAAACAAGGACGTCACTTCTGAAGCCCTGCGTAAGCCTTAGGGAGAACTTAGGAGCTGCGTTTGAACAAAGTCCTGGGTGGGAAAGACAGAATAGGGCAAAACCTCTCACAAGGTAGGTCGGGCGAGAGTCTGCAGAAAATTCCACCAAGAGAGCTGTCATATTCTCCATCTGCTCCTCTATTTAATTCCTTTCTTTCAGTCCTCTAAAGCATCACTACCCCCCGACCCTATCCACAGCTTCAGGAAAGCAAAGGAAAATGTATCTGACATTTACAGAATTAGTATATGTTCCCCTGAAAATACACAAAAAAGTGTGAGTTAAAAGAACTAACAGTCAGGACTTCACTGTGTCTTAACCTTTCCTCTTGCCCATTGTCAGATGAAGCTGTTTTTTGGTTTTTACCTTGCCTGGATTGTGCCTTTTGAAACCCAGCAGGCTCCTCAtgaagctgtctgcagtgatccAGCCTTCTGCCAAATAGTGACACAGTTCGGGAACACTGAGATGTTGGGGATGGACATAGCCCCAGCTGGAGGAGTGACAAAGATAAGTACCTTACCATCATAGTACAGCAAGGGGCTCCCATAGTAGCTCAAAGTTGTTCTTCTTATTCCTCACATATACACCCAGAGGCAAGTTCATGCTTGCTTTTTAAAGAGGAAGAACGAAGACTTAGACAGACTCACATAGCCCCTAGCACACCTGGAACCTCAGCCCAAAGCTCCACTCCCTGCTCTACACTGGCTACCTTTTGCATGGGTGACATTAGGAGAAAGATACCTTGCAGCCTGTGTCTGCACGTTAAGACTCACACCTGCTTAATCCAAGTAGGTCTACCAGTACAAAGAGCTTATGATTGAACAAGGAGACTTCTGTATGGAAACGTCATGAAAGGAAATGGATCCCCTCCCCTGATTTTCAGTGGGACAAGTAAAAAGTTGCCACTGTCCACTGCACCAGACATTTGAAGAAAGCTGTTTACTACAGTTGAAGATTTTTAAAGTCTGAAGGGGTAAATCATCTGAAGATTTCAGCCAGAGATTAAGCTAAAAAAGGGTTGGATTCCCcaatccaataataataataataataatagcagcagcagcagcagcagcagcagcagcagcagcacatacACATTGTAGGTCCTTAGGTTTAAGGGGTTTCCAGCCCAATCCTAATAGATATTTTACTTGGGACTTAATTCAGAATAGTTTTACTCCTAAGAATGCGCATAGTATTGCAACTGTTACTAAAAATACGAGGAAAGGACTGTGAGCAACAACATGCGGGATCAAAGAACTTTCCTTCGCTCCAGTCACTCCATGGCTTTTCTGCTAATAACATCTGAACTCACAAAAATTACAATGAAGCAACGTAAGCACAGACAACACAATTCAAAGAAAAGGGGACTGAATGAGTGTCTCATACCTCTCACTGTCTAATTCATCAGGTCTTGCCACTAGAACATTAAAAACACATCAGGATTAGTTGCAAGGAAAATCGCTGGGGAAATGCTTAGCTGCTTaattactgtatttactcaaattcAAGATGGGGTTTCTTCCAGATATCCagtaagaaagggggaggggggtcatcTTAAATTCACATACAACCTACAGTCATGTCcaataataaaaatctttttgtGCATAACATTTTAAGGGGAAATTCATTTTACATTCAGGTCTGGCTTCCTTTCGAGTAAATACAGTAAAATCCAACAGACATTAATCAACCAGTGTGTTAAAGTGGTGGCATCCAAGATCCTGCTCTCCCTTTGCATCCTCTAAACTCAGGTATGTATCCAATTTTGTGCCCTATACTCTTATGTACTCAAGCACAGGTTTTTCCTCCACAATTTTACTTATCAACCCTTTTATTTAGCATCCTAAATCTTGAGGGAGAGAGGAGGACCTGCAACGAATATTGGAGTTGGTGCAAATAATATAAGACAAATGAGTCTAAAAATATGCAATATGCCTTCCCAAGGAGATACAGCCACCATATATCTACTCCAGAATGGTGTGCTCATGTGAATGTTAAGGCTTTCCTCGTCCTTTCAAAGAATGCTTCATAAACATGAGTTTGCTTGTGGGAAGAAATACCATAACACATAAATTGCACACTGCTGAATAACTcctacagagatgccccatgCTGCTTGCTAAAGCAGCCAAAAAGAGACTCGTTGGAACATCTGAGATCTTCTAACTCTTTGATTAAAGCTCTTTCATTTCCTTTCAGGAAAAAATATGTAGTTTCTTTTTGGAGGTGGGAGCATATATTAACATCCCTCTCCCAGCACATAAGAGAAAAATTTACTCTTCATCTGGTTGAATGACAATGACATATCCAAGACCACACAGCAAGCTTGTGAGCAAGATAGGAAACCTTGGTTTCTTACCACCAACTCATCACTCTAGTCACAGCATTAACTTGTCTGTCAACTGGGAACGGGTTAGACTCAACAAATATAGCAACATCCAGTCTCAGGCTGCAATATAACCTTTGCTTTTGAACTGAACTCTACATGAGAGAAGATTTTCTTCTTATACATGGATAAATCTTGTGATGCAAGCAATTTTAAAATTGCTGCAACTTTCTATATCCAGTTCACCATGAATATGCCTTCCTGACTGATAAGCTACCACTGTATTTTTTTGGTTTAAATCCTTGTCTATGGCTacctcaatttaaaaaaaactatatttTAGTTTAGATCATTCAGTCTCATTATGTGCAGACTAATGTAAGATTTACCAAGATACAGTTCATTTCAATTTTCATCCTACAGATCTaatagatcttatctttttggctgcgagtgcaaactgatcTAATAAAACCTGGGCCAAATGTTTCTTCACTGGGTAAGAAAAATTCTCCTGTGACAAAAAAATGTCTGCTGTTAAGGGCTGCCATAGACAGCCCTTCCCTGGAAGCGGGACACCACAACAGAACTTCATACAGCCTAGTTAAATCCCATGGTTATACAAAATTAAACCTGATATGCATACTTAAACACCCAAAGCAATAGCCCATCCATCTCAGAAGAGGTGAAGGAACTGCTAGCCAGACACAGATTCATGCTTTAGAACACCAGTCCTTCCAACAGTGGCACAAAAGGGAGAGGCAACCCTTAAACAGGTACAGGCAACCATGGATACTTATGGGTTAAAGTACTCCAGTTACTGTGGTACATTTTGAGCACAAACATGTCAACACTAGTATTCCATGCTAGTCCATGTACATTGCTTATTACGTGTCTCATCTTATGGCTTGCTTTGACTTACAcggtgcaatccaccttgagtctcagtgagaaaggtggacaataaacaCAATAAACAATCATCTGGCACAGTAACTAGAGTAACTGAACGAATACATCCATTCCTCTTTTGAGATTCATCGTCCCTTTTTTTGGTGGTGTTCCTCCATTCCCAAGACTCCTTCAAGCAGGGAAAGAGCCCTACCTATAGGATCCTTGTCTTATCTTTAACTACTGTTTGGATTGAGGAAAATCAGGATCCTTGGTTTTAATTCCAGCCTAATTacaggaagaggagggaaaaggaagagagaagaagAGCACTTTGGAGACTTGGGAAGCTGAAATCTTGAGCCTAAGAGACAGTTAGTACTCACCTTTTATTTCAGGCCAGATTTTATTCTTCCACTGATCAAAACACACTATAAGTATCAGGATGAAAGCAACCAAGAATACCAGATGGAGAGACGTCAGAGCAAAAAATCTAAGGGGAAATAAAGCCAGTCAAAACAAGAATGCTTCTTCTGAAAGATTATTAATACGAAAAACAGAAGAACAAAGGCACAGCAGACGTCTAGAATTTTCTAATGAGAGCCATTAGGAGACTACAGAACAAAAAAGCTGGAATGGAAGGCAGTCCAGTAAGACCTCTTGACCCAacatgtcccccctcccacctcaaTCTAAACCAAAACCTCCAAACAAATGTAGTGATCTCTTAATTTTGTTCTCTTTGAACTGTCTAGATTGCTGGAAAGAGATGGCTGCTTCACAACATTCAGCTTCATACAGCATTTCAAATTGACTAGCGGCCAGGCCAGACTGGCAGCCAGGCCAGACTAGCTGGTCTggcggccaggccaggccaggcattCCCAAATCACCA encodes the following:
- the RETREG3 gene encoding reticulophagy regulator 3, with the protein product MEAAAAAAAAEWPASGSSGGSAPLPAPVSERERRVRALSAALRNRLGPYEPPLSALQAVLVWERPARSALGWAGAHAAFGFFALTSLHLVFLVAFILILIVCFDQWKNKIWPEIKVARPDELDSESWGYVHPQHLSVPELCHYLAEGWITADSFMRSLLGFKRHNPGKFCLLACSVLTFLAVLGQYIPGVCLAYLTMLTFLLWPLAVYHHLGQRLYTKLEPALQRLDFSVRGYMMSKQKERKLRYQMLRKHPTAGDESDSEEELAAFCPKLDDAVVAKELAITDSEHSDAEVSYTENGTFNLSRGQTPLTEGSEDLDGHSDPEESFAQDLPDFPSINPEMTGIDDEDDTSIGIPSLAFRAQGQEDPRLSYDKEEMPSEFLLGAVPSTHNLTNDLAGFMTRGMIQLALSGSSPLGSTSGNRQQHSAMAFLRTSSSELDTDAEGDDFELLDQSELNQMDPASSRGQ